Proteins found in one Mycobacterium branderi genomic segment:
- a CDS encoding WD40 repeat domain-containing protein, whose amino-acid sequence MQGLKARFNITVAPLRILPIYSSQTPATTHGMLQMRPTDMHRASRHRGPDGTAIATTRLCSHPGRDAQREPELSLKALFGNQDDDVEIAAFHPVKQLIATAARDYYVRVYDFTGNLVARLSGHTADVVWVDWTEDGEKLVSLSDDGEMRRWPWTDEQLFEDIRPGSEEQRDNAVVTFDDALNGANERGAIVAVRHAQMTRVKAHDAGVKRLAIHPSKALLVSVSYDGALGVWDIASQIPKKISMRTFGSPARCDDDR is encoded by the coding sequence ATGCAAGGGCTAAAAGCGCGCTTCAATATTACCGTCGCACCGCTACGGATCCTTCCGATATACTCATCGCAGACACCCGCCACGACCCATGGAATGCTGCAGATGAGACCCACCGACATGCACCGGGCAAGCCGCCACCGCGGACCCGACGGGACCGCTATTGCAACCACGCGGCTCTGCAGCCACCCAGGGCGCGATGCCCAACGCGAGCCCGAGCTGTCGTTGAAAGCCCTATTCGGCAATCAGGACGACGACGTGGAAATAGCGGCATTCCATCCGGTCAAGCAATTGATCGCCACCGCCGCGCGCGACTACTACGTCCGGGTTTACGACTTCACCGGCAATCTGGTGGCAAGACTGTCCGGTCATACCGCCGACGTCGTATGGGTGGACTGGACCGAAGACGGCGAGAAATTGGTCTCGTTAAGCGATGACGGCGAGATGAGGCGCTGGCCTTGGACCGACGAACAGCTCTTCGAAGACATTCGCCCGGGCAGCGAAGAACAACGCGACAATGCGGTGGTCACCTTCGACGACGCGCTGAATGGGGCCAACGAGCGCGGAGCGATCGTTGCTGTGCGGCATGCCCAGATGACCAGAGTCAAGGCGCACGATGCGGGGGTGAAGCGGCTGGCTATCCACCCGAGTAAGGCCCTGCTGGTCAGCGTCAGCTACGACGGCGCGCTGGGAGTATGGGACATCGCCTCGCAGATTCCCAAGAAGATATCGATGAGGACGTTTGGGTCGCCGGCTCGCTGCGATGATGATAGGTAG
- a CDS encoding sensor domain-containing protein: MAVSAIEQLQQPLSGGSRAAIAVWGSSGADWPIRGARPFAPARTAHGPLAGEQLGNSEQRQPGHLSSVGPAGGSAKLVPFGGHRQPYDQILSEQQKVAVVKLIGRVAAVTAAALVAVGCTRVVDGAVKPAPGLPPRPLTGETVKKILLDEAQLSKYFGQSFREDPNSPPRFGDSDELFAGFSSDDVSPHECVGVVVEAEESAYRSGPVKQVAVEQWWNATDYSQDPAVISVDESVVALRAPADADSLFAQFSQQWQRCDGTTVTEDDPEGKLFSTHQISEVRVANSVLSATMHTRVTTPLRHARAIGVRVNCLVEVDVTFFSDQPSSAGIDLARQMIDRVSDLS; encoded by the coding sequence TTGGCAGTCAGCGCGATTGAACAGCTTCAGCAACCGCTGTCGGGCGGGTCCCGCGCCGCCATAGCCGTCTGGGGCTCGTCGGGTGCCGACTGGCCGATCCGCGGTGCGAGACCGTTCGCGCCGGCCCGAACCGCCCATGGGCCACTTGCCGGCGAACAACTTGGCAACAGCGAGCAGCGCCAGCCGGGCCATCTCTCGTCGGTCGGCCCCGCAGGTGGGTCGGCGAAATTGGTGCCGTTTGGAGGCCACCGGCAACCTTACGATCAAATCCTCAGCGAACAGCAGAAGGTGGCAGTGGTGAAGCTCATCGGGCGGGTAGCGGCCGTGACGGCGGCCGCGCTGGTGGCCGTGGGCTGTACTCGCGTCGTGGACGGCGCCGTCAAGCCGGCACCCGGTCTGCCGCCGCGCCCGCTCACCGGTGAGACCGTCAAAAAAATCCTCCTCGATGAGGCACAGCTTTCAAAGTACTTCGGCCAGTCCTTCCGCGAGGACCCCAATTCTCCGCCGCGTTTCGGGGATTCCGATGAGCTATTCGCCGGGTTCTCGTCGGACGATGTCTCGCCGCACGAGTGCGTCGGGGTCGTGGTCGAAGCGGAAGAAAGCGCGTACCGATCCGGTCCTGTCAAGCAGGTCGCCGTTGAGCAGTGGTGGAACGCCACCGATTATTCGCAAGACCCCGCGGTGATCAGCGTGGACGAAAGCGTCGTCGCGCTGCGTGCGCCGGCCGACGCCGACAGCCTCTTCGCGCAGTTCTCGCAGCAGTGGCAGCGCTGTGACGGGACGACGGTGACGGAGGACGACCCAGAGGGCAAGCTGTTCTCGACGCATCAGATCAGCGAGGTGAGGGTCGCCAATTCCGTGCTCTCGGCCACCATGCATACCCGCGTCACAACGCCGCTTCGCCACGCGCGCGCCATCGGTGTCCGGGTGAATTGCCTGGTCGAGGTCGACGTCACCTTCTTCTCCGATCAGCCTTCCTCCGCCGGCATCGACCTCGCCCGGCAGATGATAGACCGGGTCAGCGATCTGAGCTGA
- a CDS encoding TrmH family RNA methyltransferase produces MRTRSEIHRQRRPRRHRCWNHLIVAPLWPRHGVNLGTLLRTCDAVGACMAVPHLPWAPEALRKGNTLRQSSCVHWIYGGVSRWLVRQRANGTQIVGVELTDESIRLGDLPAARARTVVVLGNEGSGIPPEALEALDVAVEIPMIGSGHSLNVAVAGSLVLYKLAGFL; encoded by the coding sequence ATACGGACCCGCTCGGAGATCCACCGTCAGCGAAGACCCCGCCGGCACCGGTGCTGGAACCATTTGATCGTGGCGCCGCTGTGGCCCCGGCACGGCGTCAACCTGGGCACGCTGCTGCGCACGTGCGATGCGGTCGGGGCATGCATGGCTGTGCCACACCTTCCCTGGGCGCCCGAGGCGCTGCGAAAGGGAAATACGTTGCGCCAAAGCTCTTGTGTGCACTGGATTTACGGTGGTGTGTCGCGGTGGCTAGTGCGACAGCGCGCCAATGGCACACAGATCGTGGGTGTCGAACTCACCGACGAGTCTATCCGGTTGGGCGACCTGCCCGCCGCGCGCGCCCGTACCGTGGTGGTGCTCGGCAACGAAGGCAGCGGGATACCGCCCGAGGCGTTGGAGGCACTCGACGTCGCGGTGGAGATACCGATGATCGGCAGCGGCCATAGCCTTAATGTCGCGGTGGCCGGATCACTGGTCCTCTATAAACTCGCCGGGTTCTTGTAG
- a CDS encoding sensor domain-containing protein: MSADALPGLLLDPEALDSLLVTDGLKVIKDTSDFPTGTATPADCLGTVAPVEQPVYAGSGFGAMRLQQLHQAGEQFQNDVAQAVVSFGNAGQAKAFVDTQSRKWSGCAYKTVNATLGHGPNQDWHVVNPSSSAGVLTVSTSVQVSGTGTWGCQRALTAKSNVVIDVRLCSASGSSQAPDVTNEIAKRISGS; encoded by the coding sequence GTGTCCGCTGATGCACTTCCCGGGCTGCTACTGGACCCCGAAGCCCTCGACTCGCTACTGGTCACCGATGGCCTCAAGGTCATCAAAGACACGTCGGACTTCCCGACGGGCACCGCCACGCCGGCGGATTGCCTGGGCACAGTGGCGCCGGTCGAGCAGCCGGTCTACGCCGGCTCCGGCTTTGGCGCCATGAGGCTCCAGCAGTTGCACCAGGCCGGTGAGCAGTTCCAAAACGACGTGGCCCAGGCGGTGGTGTCGTTCGGCAACGCCGGGCAGGCCAAAGCATTTGTCGATACCCAGTCGCGCAAGTGGTCGGGCTGCGCCTACAAGACCGTGAACGCGACACTGGGACACGGGCCCAATCAGGACTGGCACGTGGTGAATCCGTCAAGCAGTGCCGGTGTGCTCACCGTGTCAACGTCCGTGCAGGTCTCGGGGACCGGCACGTGGGGCTGCCAGCGCGCGCTCACCGCCAAGAGCAACGTGGTTATCGACGTGCGGCTGTGCTCGGCCAGCGGCAGCAGCCAGGCCCCCGACGTGACCAACGAAATCGCCAAACGGATCTCCGGGTCGTAG
- a CDS encoding DUF4349 domain-containing protein, whose protein sequence is MVTNRKPAHLALLIGLATVLIAVLCGCAGNRPVSGAGDPAPAAPSSPSNQPQRDIVTTGNISITAADVGKAADRLADLTTGMGGRVDDRTERTASGRSGSADLTLRIPSQKVDEFVTSAKHLGTVTSISLKHEDVTSGRVDLDARIAALQTSVDRLNALMKNAGSTGDLLQAEEALSKRQADLDSLRAQRVQLGEQISYATIRVSVSSEFAPPAPGFVASVKRGWHALVSFSHGLVTLAGFLLPWLPVLLIIAAAVVLLRRRARRRSQASVGVQTAEPAWPDELES, encoded by the coding sequence ATGGTCACCAACCGCAAGCCGGCGCACCTGGCGCTGTTGATCGGCCTGGCGACAGTGCTCATCGCCGTGCTCTGTGGTTGCGCCGGGAACCGGCCGGTGTCGGGTGCCGGCGACCCCGCGCCGGCGGCGCCATCAAGCCCGTCGAATCAACCACAGCGCGATATCGTGACGACCGGCAACATCAGCATCACTGCAGCCGACGTCGGCAAGGCCGCGGACCGGCTGGCTGATCTCACGACCGGGATGGGCGGGCGCGTCGATGACCGCACCGAACGCACGGCGTCCGGCCGATCCGGCAGCGCCGACCTGACATTGCGCATCCCATCACAGAAGGTCGACGAATTCGTCACGAGCGCAAAACACCTGGGGACCGTCACGTCGATATCCCTGAAGCACGAAGACGTCACCAGCGGACGCGTGGATCTCGATGCCCGGATCGCCGCTTTGCAGACGTCGGTGGACCGGTTGAACGCGCTGATGAAAAACGCCGGCAGCACAGGCGATCTGCTGCAGGCCGAGGAGGCGCTGTCAAAGCGGCAGGCGGACCTCGACAGCCTGCGCGCCCAGCGCGTACAGCTCGGCGAGCAGATCAGCTACGCGACGATCCGGGTCAGTGTGTCGTCCGAGTTCGCGCCCCCGGCACCTGGATTCGTCGCCTCCGTCAAGCGGGGCTGGCACGCACTGGTGTCGTTCAGCCACGGTCTGGTCACACTCGCCGGCTTCCTGCTGCCCTGGCTGCCGGTACTGCTGATCATCGCAGCGGCCGTGGTTCTCCTGCGCCGCAGGGCCCGCCGGCGGTCCCAGGCTTCCGTCGGCGTGCAGACCGCCGAGCCGGCCTGGCCAGACGAACTCGAAAGCTAG
- a CDS encoding EspA/EspE family type VII secretion system effector: MGLELGFVDPDAGDRFGDGSTEFQEFAKLLDSALPKDWEGAGSQGYTKQDIRQQDRAEITATVNNVMHGIVQDEARQPTAGSPSAPSTISAVTGPPNSF; encoded by the coding sequence ATGGGCTTAGAATTGGGATTTGTCGATCCTGATGCAGGAGACCGATTTGGCGACGGGTCAACGGAATTTCAGGAATTCGCTAAGCTTCTCGATTCCGCACTTCCGAAAGATTGGGAAGGTGCAGGCTCACAGGGCTATACGAAGCAGGACATCCGGCAACAAGATCGGGCAGAAATAACGGCGACTGTCAACAACGTGATGCACGGAATAGTGCAGGATGAGGCCCGACAGCCCACTGCCGGGTCACCCTCGGCGCCAAGCACAATCTCCGCGGTCACCGGGCCGCCCAACAGCTTCTGA
- a CDS encoding DUF7373 family lipoprotein: MSGLRTYIERLGRALTLTLTTMSVAMLVGCGGTVAGQALMAPASDDANVALMDTGVYPTAAGHPIGTAGDDQVMQGILEAHRLADFVVGPWQVKDFLKRRPNLDSAIRTGPIATAADVHETLDRPFSDIAASHGFIAGFSSMRVASPAGGAEQGLTNAVLRFPDAASAAAAGAEMAASNPTVPGDSPHEPTTIRGYQEAIATRYTRGGIPIVESFTPYGPYVLYQSAYSTADRRADTAQSFVVASLTLQKPLIDQFIPTDPARLGSLPKDPSGRILAATLAGEGAPIPSLNAGVWRPAGWLHFEADPLQAAAALRTAGVDYVSQRSATVYQTRNAEAAERVVNHIGTELTHVAGVEPLNDHVPGLPEAQCYQRIAGALPPTAPGSWLWIQWHFKCVARADRYAYTVFSDTEKDAMQQTSAQYRMLAGK; encoded by the coding sequence GTGAGTGGCTTGCGGACATACATCGAACGTCTGGGCCGGGCACTTACGTTGACCCTGACAACCATGTCGGTGGCGATGCTGGTGGGCTGTGGAGGCACGGTTGCCGGCCAAGCGCTCATGGCACCGGCGTCAGATGATGCGAACGTGGCGCTGATGGACACCGGCGTCTATCCCACCGCGGCCGGCCATCCGATCGGCACGGCCGGCGACGATCAGGTGATGCAGGGAATTTTGGAGGCGCATCGGCTGGCCGACTTTGTGGTGGGCCCCTGGCAGGTCAAGGATTTTCTAAAGCGGCGCCCTAACCTTGATTCGGCCATTCGGACAGGGCCGATCGCCACGGCCGCCGACGTGCACGAAACGCTAGACCGCCCGTTTTCAGACATCGCCGCAAGCCACGGGTTCATCGCCGGCTTTTCCAGCATGCGGGTCGCATCCCCTGCTGGTGGGGCCGAGCAAGGGTTGACCAACGCGGTCCTACGGTTTCCGGACGCGGCCTCAGCAGCTGCTGCCGGAGCCGAAATGGCAGCGTCTAATCCGACGGTGCCCGGAGACTCACCGCATGAGCCGACGACCATTCGCGGGTACCAGGAAGCGATCGCGACACGGTATACCCGTGGCGGCATACCAATCGTTGAGAGTTTCACGCCGTATGGGCCCTACGTCCTGTACCAGTCGGCCTACAGCACCGCCGACCGCCGCGCCGACACTGCCCAGAGCTTCGTGGTAGCAAGCCTTACCCTGCAGAAACCGCTGATCGACCAGTTCATTCCGACGGATCCGGCCAGGCTCGGCTCATTGCCGAAAGACCCGTCGGGACGCATTCTGGCCGCCACCCTGGCAGGCGAAGGCGCCCCGATACCGTCACTAAACGCCGGGGTATGGCGCCCGGCCGGATGGCTGCACTTCGAGGCCGACCCGCTCCAGGCAGCTGCTGCGCTACGGACAGCGGGCGTGGACTACGTCAGTCAACGCTCGGCCACCGTCTACCAAACCCGCAACGCCGAGGCCGCCGAGCGCGTGGTCAACCATATCGGCACCGAGCTCACTCACGTCGCCGGCGTTGAGCCGCTTAATGATCACGTGCCGGGCCTTCCGGAAGCCCAGTGCTATCAGCGAATAGCCGGCGCACTACCACCCACCGCACCCGGGTCTTGGCTGTGGATCCAGTGGCATTTCAAATGTGTTGCCAGGGCCGATCGCTACGCATACACCGTCTTTTCCGATACCGAGAAAGACGCAATGCAGCAAACATCAGCCCAGTACCGCATGCTCGCGGGCAAGTAG
- a CDS encoding class III extradiol ring-cleavage dioxygenase family protein has protein sequence MPLVSAAICPHPMMLIPDVVGEVGEGWDRLRAACLEAVRQLNVPVYDGKHAPAADAPHLVVIVGGDDTTRSFDPSGAYGSLLSNGIYWEYGWGSDSEDAQPLPLSLTLGYWLLLTAKPAGMIVADIAFQAIDFDASPQECVALGQDLAGRAERVAMLVMGEGSTCMTASGREWWGKRARLCDTKVLRALEQADADALARLDPTEFLQTATGRAAWQVLGGAGSGQRFHGRLHGDTAVSGLGYFVASWAQRSDVR, from the coding sequence ATGCCGCTGGTCTCGGCTGCGATATGCCCGCACCCGATGATGTTGATACCGGACGTTGTCGGTGAGGTTGGCGAAGGGTGGGACAGGTTGCGTGCAGCCTGTCTGGAAGCGGTTCGTCAGCTGAATGTTCCCGTCTACGACGGCAAGCATGCGCCTGCCGCGGATGCGCCGCACCTGGTGGTGATCGTCGGCGGCGATGACACGACCAGGAGTTTCGACCCGTCCGGTGCGTATGGAAGTCTCCTGTCGAACGGCATTTACTGGGAGTACGGGTGGGGCAGCGATAGCGAAGACGCGCAGCCACTGCCGCTGTCTCTCACCCTCGGCTACTGGCTCCTGTTGACCGCCAAACCCGCGGGAATGATTGTGGCCGACATCGCCTTTCAAGCGATCGATTTCGATGCCTCACCGCAGGAGTGCGTTGCGCTGGGGCAGGATCTGGCCGGGCGGGCCGAGCGGGTCGCGATGCTCGTCATGGGTGAAGGGTCGACGTGTATGACGGCGAGCGGACGGGAATGGTGGGGCAAACGGGCGAGGCTGTGCGACACCAAGGTGTTGCGGGCCCTGGAACAAGCAGACGCTGACGCGCTCGCTCGACTCGATCCGACCGAGTTCCTACAGACGGCGACCGGGCGAGCAGCATGGCAAGTTTTAGGCGGAGCTGGCAGTGGGCAACGGTTCCACGGCCGATTGCATGGTGATACAGCCGTTAGCGGCCTGGGATATTTCGTGGCGAGCTGGGCTCAGCGCAGCGACGTTCGCTGA
- a CDS encoding DUF2628 domain-containing protein: MPESYDINDVPQRWQQRFAFFDAYGLPSSSPAAREAYKALPFGARFRLTGNFPAFLFGPFYFMAKGMWRKGITLLAAAIALAAAMVVLPVPDSIARPVGVAFAVAVMLTANYAYYLHVVKRSRSWNPLEGWSGRRARTDS; the protein is encoded by the coding sequence GTGCCCGAAAGCTACGACATCAACGACGTCCCGCAGCGCTGGCAGCAGCGCTTCGCCTTCTTTGACGCCTACGGGTTGCCGTCGTCGTCACCGGCGGCGCGGGAAGCCTACAAGGCGCTGCCGTTTGGCGCCAGGTTCCGTCTCACCGGCAACTTCCCGGCATTCTTGTTCGGGCCGTTCTATTTCATGGCCAAAGGCATGTGGCGCAAAGGAATTACGCTGCTCGCGGCGGCGATCGCCCTCGCGGCGGCGATGGTTGTCCTCCCAGTACCGGATTCGATCGCTCGCCCGGTGGGTGTGGCATTCGCGGTGGCAGTGATGCTGACCGCGAACTACGCCTACTATCTGCACGTCGTCAAGCGCAGCCGGTCATGGAATCCGCTTGAAGGATGGAGTGGGCGCCGCGCCCGTACCGACAGTTGA